The Pangasianodon hypophthalmus isolate fPanHyp1 chromosome 25, fPanHyp1.pri, whole genome shotgun sequence nucleotide sequence aaaaaaaaaaaacgggaaaaaaaggaacaatAAACTCTGTAAAACTTGAATAAACACtagcagagttttttttctatagaaacagctcatttacaggcacttgtacggcggacgctccacaaaaaaaaatcgctgatatggtaaagttttctgtgaggaaacattcattaacattaacatttctggaaggagtctccggtatCAGATAAAGTTTTCTTCAGGACACTTTtgttgcggtttctcagtaacatgacaagctttgatattttttttaatctcgtattaacttcaagagagagagagaaaaaacagagaggttGGTTTCACTGACGTTCCTTAACAATAAATGttgctataaatggataaaaaaaaaaaaaaagctcttacCTGTCTCTGGGCTCGGGGTTCACCTTACACGCCTCGAGAAGGAAGCGCACAACCTCGGAGTgacctgcaaaacacacacatccaaccGCACTGAACAAACCCCTGTAATAATATGATTCTcgtgattacacacacacagacatcataAATATGTGCCTGTAGAGTTATATTCCTCCACCACTAGGGGGCAGAAAACACTGCAACAATCAATCAGAGCTACTTCTGAGACACACAGATGAGGAAAGACTGATATTTTCCAGCTTTTCAGTGTAACTGCAGTCAGCTGTCAGCCAGCAGGGGGCGGAGCTGTCAGTACCTTCAGCAGCAGCCACATGGAGCGCCGTCCTGGAGTCATAATCCCTCTGCTCCATGTCCATCGAGGACAGAGcgaacctacacacacacacacacacacacacacacacaaagagggtCGGTGTGTCAGAAAGGATGCAGGGAAGGAAAGTGTACCATGGGCTATAGGTGAGACAGGtgctgcaagtgtgtgtgtgtgtgtgtgtgtgtgtgtgtgtgtgtgtgcggaccTCCTCAGTGCAGAGACGTCCCCTGTGTAGGCAGCAAACAGCAGATTAATAACAGATTTCACctggaagagagaaaaaatattatagctaacacacacacacacacacacacacacactctagctTTAAGACGTAAATAAAGGAGAAGTTGGACTGTCAGTGACGTTTGCTTTATGAGGTTACAGAGAGAGGGCAGCTGTGATTGGAGGACGGATGTGTCACTCACCCGCTCGTCTCCGCCCTCTCGCCGAGGATCCAGCTTCTTAGCAAAGTGACGCAGATTATCATAGTTGTGGAAGTTACACAGCTGCACCAgatcctgaacacacacacacacacacacacacacaaaaacaaagacaatGCATCACATATgaatgtatatgtacagtacatacattAATCTGCTACagcagtgaggatttaatactgtaattacacacatcaGTACTCAGACCTCAGACCTAACTACACACTTAAACGCTATTCCGAAGTTATGAGACAGTTACACActtttatgtataaaatgatgaatgaagttaaagtttctctgtaagcgtagcagatgagcgctcggtcagcttatccttcacaccATGAacacgttttctttacaggagagcgcatcgaacagacagacagacagacagacggacggacggacggacagacagacagacagacggacagacagacggggTACCGTGCAGAACTTGATGCCGCGGACGCTGTTCCCCAGTTTGTCCAGAGGAGGAGACCAGCACATGATACCCATCACATTGGGAACCACCAATAAAATACCACCAGACACACCTGACTTCGCTGGTAAACccacctacaacacacacacacacacacacacacacacacacacacacagaatataacTCTGTGTGACTGGAGTGTGGCCTCCTAGCTGTGTAACTATGTGAACTGAACAAAAACAGAactatgttttatatatactgtatatatatatatatgtgtgtgtgtgtgtgtgtgtgtgcgagagagagagactcacatgGAAGGCGAACTGGCCAGAGAAGTCGTACATGCCGCAGGAGTGCATGAGGCTCAGCGTGTTCCTCACAGCCTCGGGGTTCAGCACACGCTCGCCTGTGATTGGACAGAATCCTCCGTTGGCCAACGTAGCCGCCATCACGCTAGCACTCTCACACGTCACCTCTATAGAAcatagctacacacacacacacacacacacacacacacacacacacacacacacacacacaatgaaactCTCATATATGCCAACATGCCAAGACTTTCTGGTTTCAAACTCTTTAAGCTTtcagattaaataataaatattttatacaaaccACCAAAATccatcaaaaaatatataaaaacctATTACGTTACAGAACcactaaacatttaaatgtaattaaaatctaaaagcaTTACGGATTAAAgtataaattattgtttttatgtaaataaaggaCTTATATGAATGTAATAGTACTGAAGTGTAAAAGAAGAAAGAGgtgagtaaaataaataaataaattaataaataaaaattcagccTGACCTGGAAGTAGAAGTCCAGGATAGCGGTCATATCCGTGCCCTCTGGGAAACACTGCAGGGGGAAAACAGGGTACGAGTAATTCATAAAAGTGtcataaataatcatataaataataaaacattaatctAATTCTACTGTGAAATAATAAagcccattattattattattattattattattattaattgacCTTCTTCTCCTTCAGATAGTAGCCGATGGCAAAGTTTCTGTCTCCAGACATTCTCTCAGACTGAAACCTGGACCAgacaaaacacaccaacaccaaaTTATTCACCTCTCGATACGTTTTAAATTCCgctgaaatattaaatacttcTTCTGAGTGAGCGGCGATTTTAAAGCGTCGCTATGTGACAGATGTGAGCTCATGTTGTGTTGATTTGCTCGTAATCGTGGTGCAGCGTCACTGCCTCATTCTCCTCCATACAGTTCTTATTACACCTAGTGGTGAAAGTGGGAACTGCAGCAAGCGCTAATCTGAGCTCCAcaggggcaggaatcacgctgccccatgctcgggGGAGACGCAGCGTCAGGACAggtaatgacagggttgccagattgggttaGTTTAAAATCACTCCTCGTCCACCAAGATGTTGATTTATAGCAAGTAATCGGAATTACATGTAATAAATTTCACAAAAAAGGCagagtgtaagtgcagacagtgtgtttgTATGATGGACTGAACCTTTTCTATTGTGAGATTTAGTGGAGTGGATAATGTTTGTGCATCAGAAATACATGTGAAATATTTATCTCACTGCGCAAATGCTGAGAAAAAGACGACAAACGTGTCTCACTTTTTTCCAATTCCCAatttttttgggctagtttcaagtcttttgtgtggattttgagCTGGAAATTTGctaaaacctggcaaccctggttaataataatagtaacctCGAACAGAGCTGAACGAAGGTTCGTCTGAAACGGCTCAGaacgagctgctagactgtacgctggatgactgCGTGTCGTCATCTCTTGACTGCTAGATTAGATGCCTACAGCCTGAGTGAAGTGTGATAGCGTGTCGACTTCATCTTGTTTGAGGCTTTGTTGCTATTAATGTCGTCCTGCGACACCAAAACCACGAGCTGCTGCTGAAGTTCACGCCGCGATCTTCTGTAAAGGAGTGAAGAGAAAGCAGAGACTCACGTAGCGTTGCTGAAGCCCACATACTCGTTTCCTGCCATCTTCTTCATGAAGTTCATCACCTACCACgcagaaacacaaacagtgtCAGAGCTGCACTTCCACGTGTtcacatctttatttatttacagtattaatcCCTGTGGTCCACTTAGAAAGCGGGTTGTGTTGGAAATCAGACTGTTTAATTCCATATGAATTCATTTTACTCACATAGTCAAACTTCTCTGCGTTACCGGCACcttgctgtaaaataaacacacgATGTGTGAACGCAGTAACGCCAAACggcaacaacacaacaaaaattATTCTCCAATGAACTCGGAATCCTTTAAGTCACGCACACAACAAGTCAACAGTCCCAGgagtttacttttctttttgaatTAAAGATTGATCATTAGAACAGGAAGAGACTTCTCTCATCACTATAAGAGAGTGTGAATAGGATTTACCTTGATGAGTGAGGTACAGACTATCGCTCCTGCGTTCACCATCGGATTGTGTGGCTTATCTGTGAAAAATAATTACtacttaataaaaacatttattaaataataaaacatttaataaaaacatttaatattaaacatcagAGATGATTAATATCTGCtcagagtgacagagtgaaacTGTGATAAGCGTTACTGTGTAagttgtatgtatatatgtatgtgaggggttttacgtgtgtgtgtgtgtgtgtgtgtgtgtgtgtgtgtgtgtgtgtctcaccatcCTCGTTGAGGAACAGCTTGTTGAAGCGCAGTCCGCTGGGTTCTTTCCCGATGAAGCGGTGCACGTACTCGGTGCCGTGATCGTGAACGGCGATGGCGTATTTCAGCGGCTTCACACACGACTGCAGGCAGAACGGCACTTTGGTGTCacctgctgtgtgtctgtgaaaaacaacaacaaacgaaagtaaaacagattatttacattaatgtgctcgtttctatagtaacagctcattcgtaGGAACTGGTACATCAGACGATCCACTAATAATTAACAGATTTTATTAACAGATTTACACACTTAAAgcaaggagacgtttatttaacatttatggaaggagtctccagtgtcagtggtcagaggaaaagctgaaCAATTCTAatcgctggcaaattgctgtggtataagaggaataaaacactcgtgGTGACCGTAACTCTACTCCGTCACACCACCcgggtgttgattattttcctacaacagcaccacacacactgttttattcgttatatataaaagaaaaactagCCAGTTCTTACCTCTGGCCATCAACAGTACAGAGAGACACGGCCCAGAAATCAGGACTGAACTTAGCCAGCTGGGGGATGTAGTCTGCcacctacacaacacaacaacacaacaacacaattcaattttatttgtatagtgcttttaacagggaacattgtctcaaagcagctttacagaacataagaaacaaaaacatgcaaacagaaacaaaacagtcctagatgttagacagaattatccgtagtgagcaagcctgaggcgactgcgGCGACTGtggagaggaaaaactccctgagatgacatgaggaagaaaccttgagaggaaccagactcagaagggaaccatcctcttctgggtgacaccggagagtgtgatatgaacaatgtcctttctgcatttaattatagtcatgtagaattttatgtgtatattaatttggaggttgttctcttcctcaaagtccacatagggttggcagcgaTGCTTTGagtacacaacacaacacaacattaaCACAAAGCCTCTTCTTTATCAGCAAGCTAATACCCTGAATGTTCAGAagtctcatcacacacacacacacacacacacacacagatgtgataACAGCATCACCTGTCCTCCAGAGAGCTTCTTGGCGTTGTCATACAGCTCATCGATGTGCGACGCAAACGACTGGAAATCAGGAATCACAAACTTCTTCCTGAATGCCTGAGTGAGCAGCACAATGTTGCTCTggacacatctacacacacacacacacacacacacacacacacacacacacacacacacacacagagatatggctgataataatacaaatatttccAACAATTTGTACTCTTTCTGTGTACGTTCTGGTCATCAGTTATAcctaataaaatagaaatattgaaaacattcatcatcatttccACTTCTGGTTTCTGGATCGAGGAACTTGTTCACAGCTGCACACTGACTTCCTTCTTATAATGAAAATTTTATTGTCGTATGTCGTATGTACAGATTTCCTGAAATACGACCCATGCTGAAATCTAGCTAGCTTAATTTCCCAAGATGCAATTTATATCACTATATAACACAACAGTGATACAACAACAAGTAGTCATATTCCACAATACTGAACACAAACTCAAACGATAACGAGCAAAAAATCACTCTCAGAAAATAATCGTTATATAATAtagatatcatgataaatattTTAGCTCTGTTACAATAcccttttactttttatttaaatatcatttacgAAGTCTGacaagcagctgatttgatgttaaaattctgAACAGagactttaaaattgtaaaacttatttatttatttatttatttaggtagttagttagttagctagttagttagttatgcTCAGCCTTTTTGTTTTGGCTATTATTTCTTAtgtttgttgtcatggttacattccATCATGGAGATAAACACACAAGGCCTGTACAGTCTCATGAGTCAGTGTCTCATAAGGCTGCATGAATCTGAGAAAAATATCACATCGTGATTACTTTGCTACGTGACATGCCTCGCATCGttgtatacaaataaaatgtttgaacCTGTGATGGGTTATGCTTTAAGATTGACCTGactaacaaagaaaacacaataaaactacATTTATGAATAATTGTACACAGTGGCAGCTTATATAGGGGGAAAAAGCAgaactgagccttgtggaacaccaaacctTACTTTCGTTTTCACAGAGAAGTCaccataaatataataatcagGTAAGATCTGAGCCAGGAAAAAGCTGTCCTCTTAACCCTGACAATTTTTTCAGTCTATCTGGAAGAACAATATCATCTCTGGGGAGAGAGTAATCCAAGCAAACAGACACAACCCTGAAGTCAGTATTTGggcatttactactttaaccagcgcttTTTCAGTACAACGATAAGCTGTAAATCTTCACAAACATTTCACGCATATTTTTCAGCCCTACTGAGCATTTTAATACCTAAATAAATACCTGTACATGGatttacacaaaaaacactaaacattatatattatatacgcTAATGTTTGCTAGCTCCCAAAACAACATTAGACAAGATGGGGAAGGAAGTAATTACATAATCGCTAGAGATTGTACAGCAAATAATCCTGTAATCCCTATTTCTGTCTGATGTACAGGCCAGATGGAGGATCTCAGCAGGAAGCTTTATATGCAAACATTTCATCTGGGTGTGACTGGATGCCTTCCTGCTTCTGAAtactgccagccaatcagaaatgagtatTATCCCTCCTGGTGTATTTAATCgcttaaacaaatataaaaataaataaactgtccCTTGTTCTAACATATATGAAGGATAACAGAGTCCTGGATGGAAATAACCATTTGGTAGAAGTTCCTACAGCCTGAAACACTCAGGTCAGACACCAAACACCTGAACACTGCTGAATAGTTAATAATGAGCTCTGGAAGACGCTCACCGAGCAGCCAATCACACGCCTGGAGAGCTGAATCAGCCATTAATAATGGATAATTCAATACTGGGGGACTGAGATGAGAAAAAAGATATCTTTAAAACCAAAACTAAAGCAGTGTTTATCatgatatcacacacacacacacacacacacatacaaaaggTAATGTGAGTGttgttactttttaaaaaggtgtCGATCCAGAGCTCCATCAGACGTGGTCttcagtgtgatcttcagcatCTCCATACACTCCTTCAGACGGGGATCTCCTGTACGCAGACCTGTCGCTTTTAATgcctacatcacacacacacacacacacacacacacacacacacacacacacacagagatcatgatgtataatcataataatttgttaaataaatgaacaccaGGGGAACTGTTTAGATTCTATAACGCAGGTTAGAAGGGTTCTGGCATATGGATTAATGTGAGATGATTAGTGGAAGGGTTCTAGAATGTGAGACATTTAGTGGAAGGGTTCTAGAATGTGGGATGCTTAGTGTAAGGGTTCTAGAATGTGAGATGTATAGTGGAAGGGTTCTAGAATGTGAGATGTTTAGTGGAAGGGTTCTAGAATGTGGAATGCTTATTGGAAGGG carries:
- the glsa gene encoding glutaminase a isoform X2; this translates as MLPFRCSVALRELLKPNRTRPLLCSIARDETSQAARDNVTPATGTGTGTDARAPAGGCRRYLCTSAGQPRNGNRDGANEKRKGGILPSLEDLLFYTIAEGQEKIPAHKFTTALKATGLRTGDPRLKECMEMLKITLKTTSDGALDRHLFKKCVQSNIVLLTQAFRKKFVIPDFQSFASHIDELYDNAKKLSGGQVADYIPQLAKFSPDFWAVSLCTVDGQRHTAGDTKVPFCLQSCVKPLKYAIAVHDHGTEYVHRFIGKEPSGLRFNKLFLNEDDKPHNPMVNAGAIVCTSLIKQGAGNAEKFDYVMNFMKKMAGNEYVGFSNATFQSERMSGDRNFAIGYYLKEKKCFPEGTDMTAILDFYFQLCSIEVTCESASVMAATLANGGFCPITGERVLNPEAVRNTLSLMHSCGMYDFSGQFAFHVGLPAKSGVSGGILLVVPNVMGIMCWSPPLDKLGNSVRGIKFCTDLVQLCNFHNYDNLRHFAKKLDPRREGGDERVKSVINLLFAAYTGDVSALRRFALSSMDMEQRDYDSRTALHVAAAEGHSEVVRFLLEACKVNPEPRDRWGNTPMDEAVHFGHHDVVTILQDYHNKYSPQEPSAAGEKETAEKNLDGML
- the glsa gene encoding glutaminase a isoform X1, encoding MLPFRCSVALRELLKPNRTRPLLCSIARDETSQAARDNVTPATGTGTGTDARAPAGGCRRYLCTSAGQPRNGNRDGANEKRRKGGILPSLEDLLFYTIAEGQEKIPAHKFTTALKATGLRTGDPRLKECMEMLKITLKTTSDGALDRHLFKKCVQSNIVLLTQAFRKKFVIPDFQSFASHIDELYDNAKKLSGGQVADYIPQLAKFSPDFWAVSLCTVDGQRHTAGDTKVPFCLQSCVKPLKYAIAVHDHGTEYVHRFIGKEPSGLRFNKLFLNEDDKPHNPMVNAGAIVCTSLIKQGAGNAEKFDYVMNFMKKMAGNEYVGFSNATFQSERMSGDRNFAIGYYLKEKKCFPEGTDMTAILDFYFQLCSIEVTCESASVMAATLANGGFCPITGERVLNPEAVRNTLSLMHSCGMYDFSGQFAFHVGLPAKSGVSGGILLVVPNVMGIMCWSPPLDKLGNSVRGIKFCTDLVQLCNFHNYDNLRHFAKKLDPRREGGDERVKSVINLLFAAYTGDVSALRRFALSSMDMEQRDYDSRTALHVAAAEGHSEVVRFLLEACKVNPEPRDRWGNTPMDEAVHFGHHDVVTILQDYHNKYSPQEPSAAGEKETAEKNLDGML
- the glsa gene encoding glutaminase a isoform X3, giving the protein MLPFRCSVALRELLKPNRTRPLLCSIARDETSQAARDNVTPATGTGTGTDARAPAGGCRRYLCTSAGQPRNGNRDGANEKKGGILPSLEDLLFYTIAEGQEKIPAHKFTTALKATGLRTGDPRLKECMEMLKITLKTTSDGALDRHLFKKCVQSNIVLLTQAFRKKFVIPDFQSFASHIDELYDNAKKLSGGQVADYIPQLAKFSPDFWAVSLCTVDGQRHTAGDTKVPFCLQSCVKPLKYAIAVHDHGTEYVHRFIGKEPSGLRFNKLFLNEDDKPHNPMVNAGAIVCTSLIKQGAGNAEKFDYVMNFMKKMAGNEYVGFSNATFQSERMSGDRNFAIGYYLKEKKCFPEGTDMTAILDFYFQLCSIEVTCESASVMAATLANGGFCPITGERVLNPEAVRNTLSLMHSCGMYDFSGQFAFHVGLPAKSGVSGGILLVVPNVMGIMCWSPPLDKLGNSVRGIKFCTDLVQLCNFHNYDNLRHFAKKLDPRREGGDERVKSVINLLFAAYTGDVSALRRFALSSMDMEQRDYDSRTALHVAAAEGHSEVVRFLLEACKVNPEPRDRWGNTPMDEAVHFGHHDVVTILQDYHNKYSPQEPSAAGEKETAEKNLDGML